A single window of Candidatus Omnitrophota bacterium DNA harbors:
- a CDS encoding glycosyltransferase family protein has product MNIVATVQARMGSSRLPGKVLKPIVGKPMLQLQIERIQQSRLIDQVVIATSVEQGNDPIERLAHTLGVGCFRGSEEDCLSRIIGALKAFDVDLHAEFMGDSPLPDPRIIDEVIGYYLKHAEQYDYVSNALTITYPPGIDLYVYPTRVLVDAERYVTDPAQRANVDLHIAHHPERYRLRNLEAPAWFRRPDLHLEVDAAEDFEVISAIFEHFYPKHPGFGLAQIIEFLDAHPALAERNRHVPRRWVAERKVDIG; this is encoded by the coding sequence ATGAATATCGTGGCGACGGTTCAAGCGCGGATGGGGTCCTCGCGCCTTCCGGGAAAAGTGCTGAAGCCGATTGTCGGAAAACCGATGCTGCAACTGCAGATTGAGCGGATTCAGCAGAGCCGATTGATCGATCAGGTTGTGATTGCCACCTCAGTGGAGCAGGGCAACGATCCGATTGAACGGCTAGCCCATACGCTTGGCGTCGGATGTTTCCGGGGCAGCGAAGAGGACTGCTTATCGCGAATCATCGGAGCGCTCAAGGCCTTTGACGTGGATCTTCACGCGGAGTTCATGGGGGACAGCCCCCTGCCGGACCCCCGCATTATTGATGAGGTCATCGGCTATTATCTGAAGCACGCCGAGCAGTATGATTATGTCTCGAATGCCTTAACGATCACGTACCCCCCGGGCATCGATCTGTATGTGTATCCAACGCGCGTCCTGGTGGATGCCGAGCGCTATGTGACCGACCCGGCTCAGCGGGCCAATGTGGATCTCCATATTGCGCATCATCCCGAACGGTACCGATTGCGCAATCTGGAAGCCCCAGCGTGGTTTCGCCGTCCTGATCTCCATCTTGAAGTCGATGCGGCTGAGGATTTCGAGGTGATCTCGGCGATCTTTGAGCACTTTTACCCCAAGCATCCGGGGTTTGGGTTGGCTCAGATCATCGAATTTCTGGATGCGCATCCAGCGCTCGCCGAGCGCAACCGCCATGTGCCTCGACGGTGGGTTGCCGAACGAAAAGTGGACATTGGCTAA
- a CDS encoding Gfo/Idh/MocA family oxidoreductase: protein MAQRWSVGIIGCGRMAGTYDAPGSSAPIESHAQAYAQHPRFRLIAAMDPNEQRLQRFQRAWDVPRGYASLDEFLAIESCEVISVCSPTPCHVPQAMQIMEAAHRPRVLFVEKPLCGHPDEMRQLRDRAEATGVRVLVNHTRRFDPIHQELASLICSGALGALLGGRCTYYGGWLNNGTHVVDTVRLLFDSPIEVASSAVVAGGREGDENLTVRARCAGATLVLEAIEETHYKLLEFEFRFEQGRARLLDAGERIIVDRVQVNRYGERVLVPAEGFPRLGLMNPLAHAVDAIAAILGGEDRGRALGVDLAAASETMALVWQAQELAMPQVAG from the coding sequence ATGGCGCAGCGGTGGAGCGTGGGGATTATTGGGTGCGGCAGAATGGCCGGCACCTACGATGCGCCGGGCAGTAGCGCGCCGATCGAGAGCCATGCGCAGGCGTACGCGCAACATCCGCGCTTCCGCCTCATCGCCGCGATGGATCCCAACGAGCAGCGGCTGCAGCGGTTTCAGCGTGCCTGGGATGTGCCGCGAGGCTATGCCTCGCTGGATGAGTTCTTGGCCATCGAATCGTGCGAGGTCATCAGCGTCTGCAGCCCGACGCCATGCCATGTTCCGCAGGCGATGCAGATCATGGAGGCGGCGCATCGCCCTCGGGTCCTCTTCGTTGAGAAACCGCTGTGCGGCCACCCTGACGAAATGCGGCAGCTGCGCGATCGCGCCGAAGCCACCGGCGTGCGGGTTTTGGTGAATCATACACGGCGGTTTGATCCGATCCACCAGGAGCTTGCGTCCCTGATTTGTTCCGGCGCGCTCGGGGCGCTGCTGGGCGGACGCTGCACCTATTACGGCGGCTGGCTGAACAATGGCACCCACGTGGTGGATACGGTGCGTCTGTTGTTTGACTCTCCCATTGAGGTGGCGTCATCCGCCGTAGTCGCAGGAGGCAGAGAAGGCGATGAGAACTTGACGGTGCGCGCGCGGTGCGCAGGCGCGACGCTTGTTCTTGAGGCGATCGAAGAAACTCACTACAAACTGCTGGAATTCGAGTTTCGTTTTGAGCAAGGCCGCGCGCGCCTACTCGATGCCGGAGAACGGATTATCGTGGATCGCGTGCAGGTCAACCGGTACGGGGAGCGCGTGCTCGTGCCCGCCGAGGGATTTCCGCGGCTCGGCTTGATGAACCCGCTGGCGCATGCGGTGGATGCGATCGCCGCCATATTGGGCGGTGAAGACCGCGGGCGAGCCCTTGGCGTTGATCTGGCCGCGGCGTCAGAGACCATGGCGTTGGTGTGGCAAGCGCAGGAGCTGGCCATGCCTCAGGTGGCGGGATGA
- a CDS encoding DegT/DnrJ/EryC1/StrS family aminotransferase yields the protein MHHSPVRTKPWLDNITTGPEELDAVKAVMRDGYLSLFEGSHAPEPPFSFWGGPRVQELERQWAAAYGARHAVSMNSATSGLLAAIGALGLGFGDEVIVSPLTMTAAASCPLFYGAIPIFADVRRETGSVDPESIVARITPRTRAVIVVHQFGIPADMDPILAIAKRHGLRVVEDCAQAHGALYRGRPVGTLGDIGVFSLNVNKTIQAGEGGVCLTNDDDLRYRLALIRNHGEAVVGPAGYEAITNIIGLNLRLTELPAAIASEQLKKLAGLNAARLCLVEALSRALAPHGFLIPPPACSHAAFGQAGSCGCRSTYYLYPVRLRREALEMPRAEFARLMRAEGIIWHEGYTRPLYLQPLYQRRIAFKRGYPFAAPENQSIQTNYYAGACPAAESLSFEELLVNEHVRPPHTLDDVMDIARAVERVSRRG from the coding sequence ATGCACCATTCACCAGTCAGGACCAAGCCATGGCTGGATAACATCACCACCGGCCCAGAAGAGCTAGATGCGGTCAAGGCGGTGATGCGTGACGGCTATCTCTCATTATTCGAGGGCTCGCACGCGCCTGAGCCGCCGTTTAGTTTCTGGGGCGGGCCGAGGGTGCAAGAGCTTGAGCGGCAATGGGCTGCTGCCTACGGCGCTCGCCACGCCGTGAGCATGAACAGCGCCACGTCCGGTTTACTGGCGGCGATCGGCGCCTTAGGGCTAGGGTTCGGCGATGAGGTGATCGTCTCGCCGCTGACCATGACCGCGGCGGCGAGCTGCCCGCTGTTCTACGGGGCGATTCCCATTTTCGCGGACGTGCGGCGCGAGACGGGAAGTGTGGATCCGGAATCGATTGTCGCGCGCATCACCCCGCGGACCCGGGCGGTGATCGTGGTCCACCAGTTCGGCATTCCGGCGGACATGGACCCGATTCTCGCCATCGCCAAACGACATGGCTTGAGGGTCGTGGAAGACTGCGCCCAGGCCCATGGGGCCCTCTATAGAGGAAGGCCGGTTGGAACCCTGGGAGATATTGGCGTGTTCAGCCTCAACGTGAATAAGACGATCCAGGCCGGGGAGGGCGGCGTGTGTCTGACCAACGACGATGATCTGCGGTATCGGCTGGCGTTGATCCGCAATCATGGCGAGGCGGTCGTCGGCCCTGCCGGCTATGAGGCCATCACGAACATCATCGGCCTGAACCTGCGGCTCACCGAGCTGCCGGCGGCCATCGCCAGTGAGCAACTGAAGAAATTGGCGGGTCTCAATGCGGCGCGCTTATGTCTCGTCGAAGCTCTCAGCCGAGCGCTCGCACCTCACGGATTTTTGATTCCTCCTCCGGCGTGCAGCCATGCGGCGTTCGGCCAGGCCGGCTCGTGCGGCTGCCGCAGCACGTATTACCTGTATCCGGTCCGGCTGCGGCGTGAGGCGCTGGAGATGCCGCGCGCCGAGTTTGCCCGGCTCATGCGTGCCGAGGGGATCATCTGGCACGAAGGCTACACCCGGCCGCTCTATCTTCAGCCGCTCTACCAGCGGCGGATCGCCTTCAAGCGCGGATATCCGTTCGCCGCGCCTGAAAATCAGTCGATTCAGACGAATTATTATGCCGGGGCGTGCCCCGCGGCCGAGTCATTGTCCTTCGAGGAGCTGTTGGTTAATGAGCATGTGCGTCCGCCGCATACCCTGGATGACGTGATGGACATCGCGCGGGCGGTTGAACGCGTCTCCCGTAGAGGATAA
- a CDS encoding N-acetyl sugar amidotransferase, protein MATPGKPLYDGVLNYCTRCCMPETLEGVSFDELGICTACRSSEDKMHIDWAAREQELRKLLAFHKSRSGSNYDCIAPISGGKDSTFQLHVLVKRYGMKPLAVTFNHNWYTQTGLDNLHNALETFQVDHIMFTPHRSLINALAKKSLPMIGDACWHCHMGVGAFPLQIAVKFKIPLLIWGESLSENDGRATYFEGVTRYDRDYFTKVSARVEADGMVDETITPKDIHPFQLPSVEEIERAGVVGIHLGDYMFWDDERQMEFVKRVYGWREDVVEGTYKGYKSVECIMAGVHDYAKFIKRGFGRGSDHASADARAGLLTREEAFELAKRADSARPRALDYYLQITGMTEREFIDTLVALRQGKAKALPTDYTTKNPSDATRPLRPAIVERLERGGG, encoded by the coding sequence ATGGCAACGCCCGGGAAGCCCTTATACGATGGGGTGCTGAACTATTGCACCCGCTGCTGCATGCCCGAGACGCTTGAGGGCGTGAGCTTCGATGAGCTGGGTATCTGCACCGCCTGCCGATCTTCTGAAGATAAGATGCACATCGATTGGGCGGCGCGCGAGCAAGAGCTTCGCAAGCTCTTGGCGTTCCACAAGAGCCGCTCCGGCAGCAATTACGATTGCATCGCGCCGATTTCCGGAGGCAAAGACAGCACATTCCAGCTCCATGTGCTGGTGAAGCGCTACGGGATGAAGCCGCTGGCGGTGACCTTCAACCACAACTGGTACACGCAGACCGGCCTGGACAATCTGCACAACGCCCTGGAGACCTTCCAGGTGGACCACATCATGTTCACGCCCCACCGCAGCCTCATCAACGCGCTGGCCAAAAAATCGCTGCCGATGATCGGAGATGCCTGCTGGCACTGCCATATGGGTGTGGGGGCGTTTCCGTTGCAGATCGCGGTGAAGTTTAAGATTCCCCTGCTGATTTGGGGAGAATCGCTCTCGGAAAACGACGGGCGCGCGACCTACTTCGAAGGAGTCACGCGCTATGACCGGGATTATTTCACCAAGGTCTCGGCTCGGGTGGAGGCCGACGGCATGGTGGATGAGACCATCACGCCAAAGGACATCCATCCGTTTCAACTGCCTTCTGTGGAGGAGATTGAGCGCGCCGGGGTCGTAGGTATACATCTGGGCGACTATATGTTCTGGGATGATGAGCGCCAGATGGAGTTCGTCAAGCGGGTGTACGGCTGGCGGGAAGACGTCGTGGAGGGGACGTACAAGGGATACAAGAGCGTTGAATGCATCATGGCCGGCGTCCACGACTACGCCAAGTTTATCAAGCGCGGCTTCGGCCGCGGCAGCGATCATGCCAGCGCGGATGCGCGTGCTGGCCTGCTGACGCGCGAGGAAGCGTTTGAGCTGGCGAAGCGCGCCGATTCGGCGCGGCCGCGTGCCCTGGATTACTACTTGCAGATCACCGGTATGACCGAGCGCGAGTTTATCGACACGTTGGTGGCCCTTCGGCAAGGCAAGGCGAAAGCATTGCCGACGGACTACACGACGAAAAACCCTTCCGATGCGACCCGGCCGCTGCGTCCGGCCATCGTGGAGCGGCTTGAGCGTGGCGGCGGATGA
- a CDS encoding amidase, which yields MSAREPYLLSATDAIGQIRAGELTAKELVASCISRIERLDPSLKAWAFLAPELAKRAAAAVDGVIHEGGDAGLLGGIPIGIKDIFNTYDMPTGMGSPLWSGYTPGNDARVVSAIRLAGGIVMGKTVTAEFAVHHPGPTVNPYDGERTPGTSSSGSAVAVAASMVPLALGSQTAGSTIRPASYCGVYGCKPSFGLLPRTGSLKTTDTLDTVSWFARTIDDIALLFDVLRVQGTDYPFSGEVEQAFAMRGNATPWRIGLVRGPTWQDAESYARTALLAYAEQLAGDHDIVVEDAALPPDFDEAYAAHETIYDKALSYYFKQEYGQREHLSWRLQAMIRHGQQITLDQYHGALARQAALTQAFDQWMQARRLDALLTLSTGGEAMRGLEAPDRPDTCLIWTLCGAPVISAPVFHGPSGLPFGAQFVARRYADAVLLRLCRLLSERALIPEAMAAELSAYLPTGINAQ from the coding sequence ATGAGCGCCCGTGAGCCGTATCTGCTCAGCGCCACCGACGCTATCGGCCAGATCAGGGCAGGCGAACTGACGGCGAAAGAGCTGGTGGCTTCGTGTATCAGCCGCATCGAACGGCTTGACCCGTCGCTCAAGGCCTGGGCGTTCCTGGCTCCGGAGCTGGCGAAACGCGCGGCGGCGGCGGTCGATGGCGTCATTCACGAGGGGGGCGATGCAGGACTGCTCGGCGGTATTCCCATCGGTATCAAAGACATCTTCAATACCTATGACATGCCCACCGGCATGGGCAGCCCGTTGTGGAGCGGCTACACCCCGGGGAATGACGCTCGCGTCGTTTCTGCCATACGGTTGGCTGGCGGCATCGTGATGGGAAAAACCGTGACCGCAGAATTTGCGGTGCATCATCCAGGGCCAACGGTCAATCCCTATGATGGTGAACGCACGCCGGGCACCTCATCAAGCGGATCTGCGGTGGCCGTCGCCGCATCAATGGTTCCGCTCGCCCTTGGCTCGCAGACTGCTGGGTCTACCATCCGGCCAGCCAGCTACTGTGGGGTCTACGGATGTAAGCCATCATTTGGATTGCTGCCGCGGACAGGCAGCCTCAAAACGACGGATACGCTGGATACGGTATCATGGTTCGCGCGAACCATCGACGATATCGCATTGCTGTTTGACGTTCTTCGGGTCCAGGGCACAGATTATCCCTTCAGCGGCGAGGTGGAACAAGCCTTTGCCATGCGAGGAAATGCCACCCCATGGCGAATCGGTCTGGTCCGTGGGCCGACATGGCAGGACGCGGAATCGTATGCTAGGACCGCGCTGTTGGCGTATGCCGAGCAACTCGCCGGCGATCACGACATCGTCGTGGAAGACGCCGCATTGCCGCCAGACTTCGATGAGGCGTATGCGGCGCATGAAACGATTTATGACAAGGCGCTCTCGTATTACTTCAAGCAGGAATATGGCCAGCGCGAGCATCTGAGCTGGCGGCTGCAGGCGATGATTCGGCATGGCCAGCAGATCACGCTCGACCAATATCACGGTGCGCTTGCCCGACAGGCAGCGCTGACACAGGCGTTTGATCAGTGGATGCAGGCTCGGCGGTTGGATGCGCTTCTGACCCTATCCACCGGCGGGGAAGCGATGCGCGGCCTTGAGGCGCCGGATCGGCCGGATACGTGTTTGATCTGGACCTTGTGCGGCGCGCCGGTGATCAGCGCGCCGGTGTTCCACGGCCCCTCCGGTCTGCCGTTTGGCGCTCAATTCGTGGCGCGCCGTTACGCCGACGCGGTCCTCTTGCGGTTGTGCCGGCTCTTGTCTGAGCGGGCGCTGATTCCTGAAGCGATGGCTGCCGAGCTGAGCGCCTATCTGCCCACAGGAATCAACGCGCAATGA
- a CDS encoding GNAT family N-acetyltransferase: MKRHPFLIGSRIILRPLTEADCAGRYPQWLNDAEVCRHNGHHVVPYSAEAARAYVRSVSRSPSDLVLAIVAKRANRHIGNIALQQIDMVNRSAELAILVGEKAYWGKGYATEACRLLLEHAFGTMNLHRVGCGTSQHHTAMQRLAETVGMRPEGRRRRALFKQHCYIDLIEYGVLQEEYRR; encoded by the coding sequence ATGAAACGCCACCCTTTTCTCATCGGATCGCGCATCATCCTCCGTCCGCTGACCGAGGCGGATTGCGCAGGCCGGTATCCTCAGTGGCTGAATGATGCCGAGGTCTGCCGGCACAATGGGCACCATGTGGTGCCGTATTCGGCCGAGGCGGCGCGCGCGTATGTCAGGAGCGTCTCACGCTCGCCGAGCGATCTGGTGCTGGCGATCGTCGCCAAACGAGCCAATCGCCATATCGGCAACATCGCGCTTCAACAGATCGACATGGTCAACCGGTCGGCCGAGCTGGCCATTCTCGTTGGAGAGAAAGCGTATTGGGGCAAGGGCTACGCGACCGAGGCCTGCCGGTTGCTGCTCGAGCATGCGTTTGGGACCATGAATCTTCATCGGGTCGGCTGCGGCACGAGCCAGCACCATACCGCGATGCAGCGGCTCGCCGAGACAGTAGGTATGCGCCCGGAGGGCCGCCGGCGCCGAGCGCTCTTCAAGCAGCATTGCTACATCGATCTCATCGAGTACGGGGTGCTCCAGGAGGAGTATCGGCGATGA
- a CDS encoding radical SAM protein — MTMAAPVYTKANSFADIRVRTTPEDMLKRIQQIPLRLEATAMSEAAKAVVRQACQELLEPAEAAGPALFRLHPYIVDEIGRLSDEELPRYVHYRYRYECYPQRKILDEFPPCLQVEPTSMCNYRCAFCYQTDAAFTQARAGHMGRMPLELFTQIVDQAVGCCEAVTLASRGEPSLCRELPAMLDYARGKFLALKLNTNASRLDERLCHAILSADVRVVVFSVDAASEPAYRQLRVGGTLAPVVANIRRFREIQQRHYPKARTISRISGVRVDAASSMSEMEAFWGGVVDQVAFVTYNPWENTYERPLNEVATPCSDLWRRMFVWWDGTVNPCDVDYRSTLAVGKVQEHRLSELWGGASYAALRTAHLQQARRGVAPCNRCTVV; from the coding sequence ATGACGATGGCCGCCCCGGTCTACACGAAGGCCAACAGTTTTGCGGACATCCGCGTGCGCACCACTCCGGAAGATATGCTGAAGCGCATTCAACAGATTCCCCTGCGACTTGAGGCAACGGCGATGTCGGAGGCGGCCAAGGCGGTGGTGCGCCAGGCGTGCCAGGAGCTGCTGGAGCCGGCTGAGGCCGCAGGGCCGGCATTGTTTCGGCTCCATCCCTACATCGTGGATGAAATCGGCCGGTTGAGCGATGAGGAGTTACCACGGTACGTGCACTACCGCTACCGGTACGAGTGCTATCCCCAACGGAAGATTCTCGATGAGTTTCCGCCATGCCTGCAGGTCGAGCCGACGTCGATGTGCAATTACCGCTGCGCCTTTTGCTACCAGACGGATGCCGCATTCACCCAGGCGCGGGCCGGCCACATGGGGCGGATGCCACTGGAGCTCTTCACGCAGATCGTGGATCAAGCCGTAGGGTGCTGCGAGGCCGTCACCTTGGCCTCGCGCGGCGAGCCATCATTGTGCCGCGAGCTGCCGGCCATGCTGGACTATGCGCGCGGCAAATTCTTAGCGTTGAAACTGAACACCAACGCCTCGCGATTGGATGAGCGGTTATGCCACGCCATCCTGTCGGCGGATGTGCGCGTCGTGGTCTTTTCTGTGGATGCGGCCTCTGAGCCGGCCTACCGTCAACTGCGCGTGGGGGGAACACTTGCGCCGGTCGTGGCCAACATCCGGCGGTTTCGCGAGATTCAGCAGCGGCACTATCCCAAGGCCCGGACCATCTCGCGCATCTCAGGGGTTCGCGTCGATGCGGCCTCATCCATGAGCGAGATGGAAGCCTTCTGGGGCGGTGTGGTCGATCAGGTGGCGTTCGTCACGTACAATCCGTGGGAGAACACCTATGAGCGGCCGCTGAATGAGGTGGCCACCCCGTGCTCCGACTTATGGCGCCGGATGTTCGTGTGGTGGGATGGCACGGTCAATCCGTGCGATGTGGATTATCGGTCGACGTTGGCGGTGGGCAAGGTGCAGGAGCATCGATTAAGCGAGCTTTGGGGCGGGGCGTCGTATGCGGCCTTACGGACCGCCCATCTTCAACAAGCGCGCCGGGGCGTGGCTCCCTGCAACCGGTGCACGGTGGTCTGA
- the pyk gene encoding pyruvate kinase, whose protein sequence is MSRVKIVVTLGPRTDTNTTIRALAEAGADVARLNGSHGSLTWHAAAIAHIRAAAPQMPILFDLPGGKIRTGALEHEPTFCVGDQLVLTGDERHDGRVKVPVSHPQLHEALASGATILADDGQLRFTVQRIQGEDIICRAETAGTLRSHKGIHVSTLEPTAMPVTPRDRAMLQFAKEQAVDFVGVSFVERAEQIEAIRSLIGGASPRIIAKIETQRALEQLTSLLDFSDGLMIDRGDLSIDAGLHHVAILQKQMLKAARQAGRPAIVATEMLHSMISSPTPTKAEVSDISNAVLDGAAAVMLSGETAIGKFPVEAVATMRRIADTASSHLQSLLDDDAAQEPCSIPQAIEDAIALICRRLPVTKIVAVTAKGYAARVVAARSPRQPILAVSHDPATARSFQLLPGTEGIAVDIPFSRTSVDHIPKCLEALWRCGKLKDEDLVLVTAVGYPRSGNRMNLIQTHHIADLRDSLGWTR, encoded by the coding sequence ATGAGCCGCGTCAAGATTGTGGTCACCCTTGGGCCACGGACCGACACGAACACGACGATCCGCGCGCTGGCCGAGGCCGGGGCGGATGTGGCACGGCTCAACGGTTCTCATGGCAGCTTGACGTGGCATGCGGCGGCGATCGCGCACATTAGGGCGGCCGCGCCCCAGATGCCGATTCTCTTCGATCTTCCCGGCGGCAAGATCCGCACCGGGGCGCTGGAGCATGAGCCGACGTTTTGCGTCGGCGACCAGCTCGTCCTGACCGGCGATGAACGTCACGATGGCCGCGTCAAAGTTCCGGTGTCGCATCCTCAGCTGCACGAAGCCTTGGCCTCCGGGGCCACGATTCTGGCGGATGATGGGCAGCTGCGATTCACGGTGCAGCGTATTCAGGGAGAGGACATCATCTGCCGTGCGGAAACCGCAGGCACGTTGCGCAGCCACAAAGGCATCCACGTCTCCACCCTGGAACCGACGGCGATGCCTGTCACACCGCGCGACCGCGCGATGCTGCAGTTTGCGAAGGAGCAGGCCGTTGATTTTGTGGGTGTGAGCTTTGTGGAACGCGCCGAGCAGATCGAAGCGATCCGGTCGTTGATCGGGGGAGCGAGCCCGCGGATCATCGCCAAGATTGAGACGCAGCGCGCCCTGGAGCAGTTGACGAGCCTCCTGGACTTTTCGGATGGCCTCATGATCGACCGCGGCGACCTGTCCATCGATGCGGGTCTGCATCACGTGGCCATCCTCCAGAAGCAGATGCTCAAGGCGGCGCGCCAGGCCGGCCGGCCGGCCATTGTCGCGACCGAGATGCTGCACTCGATGATCAGCAGCCCCACACCGACCAAAGCGGAAGTGAGCGATATCAGCAATGCGGTGCTCGATGGCGCGGCGGCGGTCATGCTCTCAGGAGAAACCGCGATCGGCAAGTTTCCGGTCGAGGCCGTGGCGACCATGCGCCGCATCGCCGATACCGCCTCGTCGCATCTGCAATCCCTGCTCGATGATGATGCGGCCCAGGAGCCCTGCAGCATTCCCCAAGCGATTGAGGATGCCATCGCCCTGATCTGCCGCCGATTGCCGGTGACGAAGATCGTCGCGGTCACCGCCAAGGGGTACGCCGCGCGCGTGGTCGCGGCGCGCAGCCCCAGGCAACCCATCTTGGCGGTAAGCCATGATCCGGCGACGGCGCGCAGCTTCCAGCTGTTGCCGGGAACCGAGGGTATCGCCGTGGATATTCCGTTTTCCAGGACGAGCGTCGATCATATCCCGAAATGCTTGGAGGCGTTGTGGCGCTGCGGCAAGCTGAAGGATGAGGACCTCGTCCTGGTCACGGCGGTCGGCTACCCGCGCTCCGGCAATCGGATGAACCTGATTCAAACGCATCACATCGCGGACCTGCGAGACAGCCTAGGGTGGACTCGATAA
- a CDS encoding sulfotransferase domain-containing protein produces MPLMTFVRRLMPAALRRLLAPPYRAARGLAEQIAVSAYYRPRYRWPHPVLVVIGPPRSGTQLMAHLLAGIPGYRLRDPNDPDRCTERHDVCEAVFARLPRTRYSVLKLHTAASPSNLAVLDAYRLPAVVMIRDFRDECVSRYFAVLHYPRHRHHQHYHSVPKAVGLSHCLDVVLQEYVPWVRAWLPIAQCEPQRFCLVRFEELRPDPGAALTRVLNWYGFRPSDASIQRIIAKEKAQTRFDLKANVRDGRPTVRKGIVGDWRNHLTEEHIQRFKEGCGEFLIELGYERDFDWTGHEAQERVSA; encoded by the coding sequence ATGCCGCTCATGACGTTCGTGCGCAGACTGATGCCAGCGGCATTGCGCCGCCTGCTGGCCCCGCCGTATCGCGCCGCCCGCGGCCTCGCGGAGCAGATCGCGGTGAGCGCCTATTACCGCCCTCGCTATCGCTGGCCCCACCCGGTGCTGGTCGTCATCGGCCCGCCGCGATCCGGCACGCAACTGATGGCGCACTTGCTCGCCGGCATTCCCGGCTATCGGCTGCGCGATCCCAATGACCCTGATCGTTGCACGGAGCGCCACGATGTCTGCGAGGCCGTCTTCGCCCGACTGCCGCGGACGCGCTATTCTGTGCTGAAGCTGCACACCGCCGCCTCGCCGTCGAACCTGGCGGTGCTCGACGCGTATCGGCTGCCGGCGGTCGTCATGATCCGGGATTTCCGGGATGAGTGCGTCTCGCGCTATTTCGCCGTGCTGCATTATCCCCGACACCGGCACCATCAGCACTACCACAGCGTGCCGAAGGCGGTCGGCCTCTCCCATTGCCTTGACGTCGTCCTGCAGGAGTATGTGCCATGGGTCCGCGCGTGGCTACCCATTGCGCAGTGCGAGCCGCAGCGGTTTTGTCTGGTGCGGTTCGAGGAGCTGCGGCCGGATCCCGGCGCGGCTTTGACGCGGGTGCTGAACTGGTATGGATTTCGGCCCTCGGACGCCAGCATCCAGCGGATCATCGCGAAGGAGAAGGCGCAGACGCGGTTTGATCTCAAGGCCAACGTTCGCGATGGGCGGCCGACCGTGCGCAAAGGCATCGTAGGGGACTGGCGGAATCACTTGACCGAGGAGCATATCCAGCGCTTCAAAGAAGGCTGCGGAGAGTTTCTCATTGAGCTGGGCTACGAGCGGGATTTCGATTGGACCGGGCACGAGGCGCAGGAGCGCGTTTCCGCATGA
- a CDS encoding cytidylyltransferase has translation MTVAALLLGRGGSQGFPGKNLHSVLGRPLMAYPLLAAQASRYVGSVHVSTDDEEIMAVGRQHEAQIIVRPDSLCTPAALGEDAFAHGYRVIQEQLAAAGQTVELMVLLFANAATVTGELIDAGIEALRADPLLDSAVSVSRYNMWSPLRARKVGPDGLLHPFVPFETFGDPRTMSCDRDSQGDVYFADMSVSVVRPRCLEHLPEGLLPQRWMGRRIHPLIQWGGCDVDYPWQIPQVEYWLRAHGFSDVCAINR, from the coding sequence ATGACGGTGGCGGCATTGCTGCTGGGTCGGGGGGGAAGCCAAGGCTTCCCAGGGAAAAATCTTCATTCGGTGTTGGGCCGCCCACTCATGGCGTATCCGCTGTTGGCAGCGCAGGCCAGCCGGTACGTGGGTTCCGTGCATGTCTCGACAGACGATGAGGAGATCATGGCGGTGGGACGGCAGCACGAGGCGCAGATCATCGTGCGCCCGGATTCGCTCTGCACGCCTGCGGCGCTGGGCGAGGACGCGTTTGCGCATGGGTATCGGGTCATTCAAGAGCAGTTAGCCGCCGCCGGGCAGACGGTGGAACTCATGGTCCTCCTCTTCGCCAACGCGGCGACCGTCACCGGCGAACTGATCGATGCCGGCATTGAGGCGCTGCGCGCCGATCCATTGCTGGATTCGGCGGTGTCCGTCTCGCGCTACAACATGTGGAGCCCGTTGCGAGCGCGAAAGGTCGGGCCGGATGGATTGCTGCATCCGTTCGTGCCGTTTGAAACATTCGGCGATCCTCGGACCATGAGTTGCGACCGCGACTCGCAGGGCGACGTGTATTTCGCCGATATGTCGGTGTCGGTCGTACGGCCGCGCTGCCTGGAGCATCTGCCTGAAGGGCTGCTGCCGCAGCGGTGGATGGGGCGGCGGATCCATCCGCTCATCCAATGGGGCGGCTGCGATGTGGATTATCCGTGGCAGATTCCGCAAGTGGAGTATTGGTTGCGAGCTCATGGGTTTTCAGATGTGTGCGCGATTAACCGATAA